In the Silene latifolia isolate original U9 population chromosome 1, ASM4854445v1, whole genome shotgun sequence genome, ccaaatgaactctaattactgtcaaaacgaccgtattggcgcgtagatgacgaccaaggggtagacacaagtatttgagctatcacttgacgataaacttatggactgtcataaatcgttccgcgtaccaaacatgcggcccaatcatcactgggtggctggcgggaggtgcagaaatgaggtatctacacaatcTAATAGAAACTAAAGAAAACTATTTTTAttataaactagggatctcaaaacatgatctgacaattcggctcgtcctattatcgctatcttcatgtagcttttgagAGGATCATTCGTTTGATtgagataaaatttacctctgATTGGTTCCACAAATCGTTTACAAATCACTTGCACCCTTTGAAAGAACACGCTACGAACCATTGACGAACTATTCTTGACTATATTACTGATGAGACTAAACCCACGAATAAATGAAAAACCCCGAAATAAGGGACGGAAAAATAGATCTCACCAAAAGGAAGACTATTATTGAATAGAAGATAGATTTGCATGCTATTGGTTGAAAAATAAAGAAATTTTGGGGCTTACCAttgattgatgattgatggaagccCCCGTATAATTGATGGAGGTTAGGGTTTTTAGAGAGAGTTTTTTTGAGAGAGAAGTAGGTTTTTGGAGTTGAAGATTGTTTCTGGGCAAATGATTGTATAGGAAGCCTTAAGAGTAATTTCTAATTTACTCAAAGATAAAAGTAGGCAGTTAAATATACCCAAAAAggggtaaacaattgactaaaacaTGTTAAAAACGAAAATTGCAAAAGTGTTAATTTAGCCCCATTATTTTGCCTAATTGTGAAATTAAATCCTTTAAGTTTAGTTTGTAGTGATTAGGTCCCATAAGTTATATAAAAGGTGATATTAAACCCCTTACCCAAAATCTCATGAGAAATTGAATATATCATATATAAAAAGTGAAATTGATTATACTTGTGACAAAATATACaactaaaattcaaaaaaaaaaaaaaaaaaaaaaaaacaaatgataTCATAATCTATAATTAATTAACATCAATTAGAGAAGGTTTTAAATTATTTTATAAAAagaaaatatttaaattttataaaagAACTAATAAACTTCCTAAAATTGTTAACAATTCTATAAAAAATATACAGTACATATTTTTTGAAAAAAAGCTAAATACTCTGAAAATATGTGTCTGATTTTCATTGTCTAAAGTTTTCTTAGGTAACAAAGAAAtgttttaataaaaaaaagaacgttttttctcaaaaaaatataaaataaaataaaaaaatcattttcttaGAATTTAAAAACATAattttatttacatttaaaagATTCGatctttttttaaaataaaacataactaATTTATGTTTTTACTGTACAAGAAAATGAATTTCtcataagatattgatatgaggCTTAATTTCAATATTTGCAAAAGTTAAGGGGCCTAATCACACCAATTTCAAAATAAGGGGTTGAATCTCACAATTAGACTAAGTTAAGAGGCTAATTTACTACTTCCGCGAAAAtaaaagtgtaaactattgatcgggatactaaggccctgttcttttagactgaaattgtctgaactgaactgaactgaacttaatgaaactgaactgaacttaacttaacttaacttaactgAACTTAACCTAACCGAACCGAaccgaactgaactgaatggaactgaacttaaataataataaaaagattatattaatattaataataataacaataataaaaataataataataaaaaatattataataacaatattataataataataaatattataacaatattattaattaataataaaaataatatattaatataatataatctaataataaaaataataatctaataagatatataaaaaataaatatagtaataataatatattagtaatataaatgataacattattaataacaatataatatattaataataataactaaaaaataaataattatataataatataaattataataataataataataggtctaatataataaattattaatataataaaacttataataataaatatgtgacttataatattaataataatgaatatataaatataataataaatataaaataataacttattaatgtaataatattaaatataataataataataataataaatatgttatgaataatattaataataatgaatatattagtaaaataataaatataataataataacaataataaatataataataataataataataaataaatatataaaatataaatataataatataaacaatacaagttaattattaataaatataatagtaaatataataaatataaaaataatataataataataataataattacaatcgtaaataaattaatataacaataatgatatcaataaaaatataaaataagaataataatattaatgttgaaataaactaatatgaacTGAAAGCTGAACTGGACtgaacttaaataataataaaaagattatactaataataataacaataataccagtaataataataataataataataataaatattataataacaataatatattaataataataaatattataacaatattagtaataataataataataatatattaatataataataaaaataataatctaataagatatataaaaaataatatagtaatataataataaatatagtaataataataacaataatatattagttttataaatgataacattattaataaaatataatatattaataataataactaaacaataaataataatataacaattataataataataataataataataataataaaaataggtctaatataataaattattaataataataataataattattattattattattataattataattataattatagtaataataataataataataataataataataaatatgtgatttataatattaataataataaatatataaataaaataataaatataaaataataacttattaatataataatattaaatataataatattaatattaataaatatgttatgaataatattaataataatgaatatattagtaaaataataaatataataataataacaataataaatataataataataaataaatatataaaatataaatataataatataaacaatacaagTTAATTatgaataaatataatagtaaatataataaatataaaaataatataataataataataataataataataataataattacaatcgtaaataaattaatataacaataatgatatcaataaaaatataaaataagaataataatattaatgttgaaataaactaatatgaacTGAAAGCTGAGctgagctaaactgaactgaactgaactgaactgaactaaaataataataaaaagattatactaataataataacaataataccaataataataataataataataataataataaatattataataacaataatctattaataataataaatattataacaatattaataataataataataataataatatattaatataatataataataaaaataataatctaataataatattaataataatgaatatattagtaaaataataaatataataataataacaataataaatataataaatataataataataaataaatatataaaatataaatataataatataaacaatacaagttaattattaataaatataatagtaaatataataaatataaaaataatataataataataataataattacaatcgtaaataaattaatataacaataatgatatcaataaaaatataaaataagaataataatattaatgttgaaataaactaatatgaacTGAAAGCTGAACTGGACtgaacttaaataataataaaaagattatactaataataataacaataataccattaataataataataataataataataataaatattataataacaataatatattaataataataaatattataacaatattagtaataataataataataatatattaatataataatataataataaaaataataatctaataagatatataaaaaataaaatagtaatataataataaatatagtaataataataataatatattagttttataaatgataacattattaataacaatataatatattaatgataataactaaacaataaataataatataacaattataataataataataataataataaaaataaaaataataataggtctaatataataaattattaatataattataataataattattattattataattataattatagtaataataataataataataaatatgtgatttataatattaataataataaatatataaataaaataataaatataaaataataacttattaatataataatattaaatataataataataatattaataaatatgttatgaataatattaataataatgaatatattagtaaaataataaatataataataataacaataataaatataataataataaataaatgtataaaatataaatataataatataaacaatacaagTTAATTatgaataaatataatagtaaatataataaatataaaaataatataataataataataatcgtaaataaattaatataacaataatgatatcaataaaaatataaaataagaataataatattaatgttgaaataaactaatatgaactgaaagctgagctgaactgaactgaactgaacttaaataataataaaaagattatactaataataataacaataataccaataataataataataataataataataataataataataaatattataataacaataatctattaataataataaatattataacaatattaataataataataataatatattaatataatataataataaatataataatctaataagatatataaaaaataaaatagtaatataataataaatatagtaataataataataatatattagttttataaatgataacattattaataacaatataatttattaataataataactaaaaaataaataataatataacaattataataataataataataataataataataggtctaatataataaattaataataataataataataataacaattataataatagtaataataataataataataattattattatataaataaaataataaatataatataataaattattaatataataatattaaatataataataaatatattatgaataataataataataatgaatatattagtaaaataataaatataataataataataataaataaataaatatataaaatataaatataataatataaacaatataaattaattatgaataaatataatagtaaatataataaatataaaaataatataattataatagTAATTAAAATTGTAAGTAAATTAATATAACAATAATGATatcaataaaaatgtaaaataagaataataatattaatgttgaaataaactaatatgaatcaatcgatcaatcaatcgaatcgaatcaacttaatggagccgaatcaatcaacttattgagccgagtgaatcgaatcaatttatttgaactgaaattaagtccaaaaaaacATAGCCTAATAACACTAGCACATTGAAAATAAGCATATGGATTTTAAGAGGCAACTTATGAATTCTACGTTAATTAAAGAAGACACACCTTGAGCAATTGGACAGCCGAATAGTCTTACTGTAGATCTGGTAAAACCAATCCGACCCGAAAAAACTGGTCTGAGATTCGAAATTGACCCGAACCACAACCCCGAACGTAACCCCAATTGACCCAACCTAACCCGAACATGACCTGAGCTTTGTTGACCCGGAACTAACCCGAGCTGAAATGTCCCGACCCGAAAATAATTTGGCAAAATATAACTCTCATTGGCCAAAAAAGATTTGAAATGAATAATTTAAAAACATACTtaatacttccttcatttcattcAATTCCATACATTTACTTTATGCACGTATATCAATGTTCGTTTTCATTTGTttatatctttagttacatattagtaaaaattataaaaatttgttaTTCACAATTTACTCGGTAAGACAATTAAAACAAGATCTCATATGACTATATTTTATGTTATATGTTAGAAGTTGTATCGGAAATTCTCCCTACTTGTGAATAGTGTTCAAAAAGGCAAAGTTGTATCGGAAGTATTATTTACATTAAAAATAAAGAATCAATTATCAATACTAAATTAATACTAAATGtacttttttttcctaattattgAACCAAAAATGACCCAGCCCCGAAACAACGCGACCTAAACTAAACTAACCCGAAAATATGATAAAGCTGAactaacccgacccgattgacccgtttACCAGGTCTAATCGTAAGTAGTAGTGTTCTTAGTAAATGCCTATTGAGTATAACTTACATTATTGTACCCAATACAAAGTAAGCTACTCGACTAGGTAGCACCAGACACTTGACAACTAGATTTAGCACTACAAAGCCATACATCGAGATTATATAACATTTATTTAAAAGTAAAGCTACGACATTAAGATAAGCAAGATTAACGATGGAAGAATGGCTAAAGGCGTCAGCTTGATCACGAACGTTGATATCATCTTCATTAACACGGAAGACCTCCAAATACCATCGATACATACAAACGTCGTAGTGACAACAACAAGGTGTACTTACGCTGCGGAAAGAACGTTGAAAGAAAAGATGAAAAGCAAGACGAAGTCTGCCCTCGGCGGAGATAAATCTCCTACACCTTAGAGATCGCGCCCATTGATCATATGACAAACGGACCAAGAAATCCAACATGCAATGTATAACAAAACCCCCAGAGACACAAGCACCTCAACACCAACACCCTTTAAGGGACTTGGCTTAGCTTACCACTAAAGAGACGACTAAGACTCCTATGGAAGGAGGTTATTAAGAGATAAAAACAAGACATGAAAATAAAAAGAAACACCATTCAAAAGACGAGAAGTCCACCGCCTCCGACCCCAACCAACGCCGCCACCGAAATCCCAAAACCAACGTACCCAACACACCTCAAACACAAAGGAAAGGACCCCAACAAACATGACCTCACTCCAACCAAGAAGCAGTCGGACTCGACAAACCATCCACGAAAAACACGGTACACGCAACAAACAACAGACATACAACACAACCAACCAAAAAACACAATAGACCGACATTAAAAAACCGGAAATGGGACCGATCTGGTGGGAGAGGGGGCGAAGGGAAACACCAAATCgtcccaaaaccaccaccacTAACAAAAAATCGCCACCAAGATGAGCTATATACTCATCGACCAGACACATCGACTACCGACGACCTTTCAAGACACCGGAACATACCAAGGGTGGGGAAAGGGGTGAGGGAGAGGGGAAACACCCTTGAAACGCATGCGACACACGATGACAGGACATGGGAACGCAGAACGACCTCGGAACGACCACACGAAACACCAGCCTAGCCCACCGGACGATCAGGACGTAAAACACGATCCGAAGAAAGAAATGAGTGAGATCAGGCCATAGGGGATTGCAATATAGAGGAAACGTGTTAAATCACCGGAGATGGGCCCCATCTTCGGCGATgggtaggggggggggggggaaggggGGGCGATTGGTAAGGAGAGGCAGCGGATCAGAAGAAAGgttttaggatttttttttttttttttggagagaGGTGGGAGGTTTTAGAGAGAGAAGAGGGTGTTTTTAATTGGTGATAATTGATAGCCCAAATTTACAGGCTTAGTAATATCAATCAATTTGGAGTTCATCCTCAAGAACGTAACAGAGAATGAAGGCACCACTGTCCACTACCACATTCAGGTCCAATTCCACCCTTGACGACATCTACCATCCACCGGAATTCAGGTTCTATGACTACACATCTCGAATAGAGGAATCCATCCAAGGCGATGGGGGAAACTATCTTTAAAAAACACCCGACATTTGCAACACCAGTTGGACATCCGACATGGAAGTCATCCTTGGCTCAGTTACTTTGTACTCAGCTTGGTTAGTTTGTTAAAATCTTAGACAGGATTTGTAGTCATTTCTGCTTGTTTTATGAGTTGTATTATAACAAAGGCATTCATATAATCATATCCATTTATATTTCCACTACGATATCCCTAAGTGCTTTTCTAAAAGATGACTAGCTTTATCCATATCCACTTATGCTACAACAATAGTAGCAGCTATTTCACTTCTTACACGCCGAAAGAGTACACAACTACATAATGGCAAACTTCGATCCAAAGTTATATCATATAGTAGGTTACAAAGCTCGAAATCAGTAAGCAGAAGTAATATGTACAAAAATCATAATGTTAGTAGTTTAGGAGGGGGGGTTCCAAAATCGGATAAGTTGAACTGACCAACTGGGTATCGGACAACAACAAGATTACCATTTACCGCGACATAATGAAATATTTATAGGTGAGGGCAAAATACTATGAATTTCAAAACCATAGTATCAGCTAACAGTTAAAATTTCATATAGGAAAGTGAACACTTGACTAATAAAATCCGGCAAAATCCAAGGAACTGAAATTTTGCCCGTGTTACCAAATACACACCTCATTTACATTCTCTCTAACCAAAAGAAATAGGAACAAAATGAACATTTAAAGTGAATAGGGAGGGTAGAACAGCTGGTTGCTACATCTGAACTACTACTCCCCACACGAAACTAGACAAAAGGGCATTACATTGGTGCACCTGGGCTCCTGTCTATGGCAGCCACGTACGGGGTAACATCATTTTCGCACTCTCTTCAAGCAAAAAGGCCACTGTGGTTCTCTCGAGTGTTGCAGCGACATAACCACCAAACTCGGTCACGTTTACCGATTATCCCTATCACGTCCTGACCCAACACCGCAGCAGTATACGTGGTATTTGTAGGTCACGGAATGAGACGTAAAATACTTGTTAACGAAGGACGGAATGACAATTGAGCAGTCGCTCCTAGCTGTCTGAGTCTTAAGGACGACTGGCAAATCACCGTCCTCAGGTAGATAGTAGATGGGCCACATTTGCTCAGAATGTCGCCCTTTTAGAAACTTCTTTGCTCCAATCACGCAGCCATAAACTTTATACTGCGTGTCATACCCGATGCTGTCCAGAAATGATACTACCCGCCACGCTTCACACAGCTTAAGGGAGTTCCCTTTGGCTTCGAAATCTCCAGTCTCTTTATTGAGCACGCCTGCCATGTCATACGGTGTTGGATATGGCAGGGGTTGCGTAGGTGTGAGGAAGACAGGAAATCCAGGTGGTGGCAGCATAGGTACCATGACAGTGCGATATTCACCAGCCGCCGTCGTTACCTCATCGATATATACTGTATCCTCTAATGCAGCTCGCTGCTCATCAGACAAGACCCAATCCTTGTCATGGGTAAGAGCAAGCTCAGCCATCTTCCTTGTTATGTTCAATGTTGCAAGCAATTTCGTCCGCCCTGGATAATTAGGCGGTACTTGGTCAGCAGCAACTCTCCGTCTCTCTGTCCTCTGCACCGATACTCGACGCATGCCATAGTGGTGCGTCTGAGGGACATCCTCTGTAACCAAGTTCATTGTAAGCACCTCCCGGCTACTGTCTATGTGATCAAGATTTTCACCACATGTTATGTACACCCCACCCATACCGCTGAGCGGGACGTCAATCCTCGTAAACTCTGCCACTGCAGCTGAAGCAAATTTCTCTGCATTCCAGAAATCCATGTCGGTCTGATGGACGTCATCGGGCTCAAGCTCAAAACACTGCCGCATCCCTCGTATAGCAATACCCATTGAAAAGGCCTGTGCGAAAGTGAGGGCCATAAGATTGATCTTTTCTACGTGGCCCCCGATGTATTTCCACTCGTCGAATGGGCGCTGATTGATGAATGCTCCCTCCCCGGTAGTAAAGAACGTGAACCGACCTCGGATTGAGAAGAACTCAGGCAAGACTGCCAGCCATTGCAGTGGTAGCCAGGCCGTAGCTTCTGCCACATCAGGCACATACTGATATGTCAGAGCGGTGACCAGATATAGTGCTGCGGAAAAGTGATCAAACAA is a window encoding:
- the LOC141605219 gene encoding uncharacterized protein LOC141605219, which gives rise to MDSFTRNFSNNHRTLKVPFVLDANQRVWCYAEHHLNVKVDDTLCSVPKKIRQPMTPLGLMSLQLEGMDSVYGGVNKTYLTPEGQISIPAVSDTLKWSSGKSPAEVSYHIGAIQSCRWEDNHVSLLFNMLRYVFLQRFREARGNLDGQMGIFTEEALAIDMDQWWPAGYPATAAFTSWPTQPTVTGQGQEAGHNGVRVQRLLDAFPSDNVAALDLHNLSQKEEMFVLIMLNAWRRTSRYRLDAELPLLTEHVIYRGHDVTECYNSWALGTAVTPFLPLDSAAAWHAMSRYVSQNRLFDHFSAALYLVTALTYQYVPDVAEATAWLPLQWLAVLPEFFSIRGRFTFFTTGEGAFINQRPFDEWKYIGGHVEKINLMALTFAQAFSMGIAIRGMRQCFELEPDDVHQTDMDFWNAEKFASAAVAEFTRIDVPLSGMGGVYITCGENLDHIDSSREVLTMNLVTEDVPQTHHYGMRRVSVQRTERRRVAADQVPPNYPGRTKLLATLNITRKMAELALTHDKDWVLSDEQRAALEDTVYIDEVTTAAGEYRTVMVPMLPPPGFPVFLTPTQPLPYPTPYDMAGVLNKETGDFEAKGNSLKLCEAWRVVSFLDSIGYDTQYKVYGCVIGAKKFLKGRHSEQMWPIYYLPEDGDLPVVLKTQTARSDCSIVIPSFVNKYFTSHSVTYKYHVYCCGVGSGRDRDNR